A stretch of Lathyrus oleraceus cultivar Zhongwan6 chromosome 6, CAAS_Psat_ZW6_1.0, whole genome shotgun sequence DNA encodes these proteins:
- the LOC127093531 gene encoding B3 domain-containing protein Os03g0619800: MEGGGGQSGNHFKSWQEEIYWTHFQFIHFTQFLHNDFQQQLALPKTFSKNVKKKLPENVTLKSHSGVVWNIGLTTRDDFVYFTNGWQRFVKDHSLKENDFLVFKYNGKSHFEVLIFDGECFCEKAASYFVGKCGDAQTATGGEEQKCSGFKSWEEDIYWTHFQFIRFTQFLSTHFEQQLALPKTFSKNVKKKLSENVTIKGHSGVVYNVGLTTRDDTVYFTNGWQQFVKDHSLKENDFLVFKYNGKSHFEVLIFDGESFCEKAASYFVGKYGHAQTEQGGDDKAKETNNSVEEANMASNGGVECGLHEKFRYLNNIRTPLAAPFETTNEKSSSAGVEFASPEQVTADAVTKSASAAFPSQPTGKRTKRSDNEATAVQNNRRGTSPIAGWKTNFFSMLSAKHCVACHETSKDMPMNPIVSSKPKDKADPSDKKLSKISQEAVLSTDLKKSGGTSITLKKIAQEAVLSTNLKKSGGASNTLKKIGQEAVLSTDLKTPGGASNTPKKMGICSMSKTAHKKLATPKRHRVEDELSSEAKADLKMLASLEKQKAAEALKSPFPNFVTIMKKLNVSGSRTLRIPQEFASAHLPDYKTEITLRNSRGECWTVNSIPDSKGGKAHTLCGGWMYFVRANGINVGDTCIFELVSHLVIQVHIFGVGKEGLDHQNGNVKPNDAPSTC, from the exons ATGGAAGGAGGAGGAGGACAAAGCGGCAACCACTTCAAATCATGGCAGGAAGAGATTTACTGGACCCATTTCCAGTTCATCCATTTCACTCAATTTCTTCACAACGATTTTCAGCAACAACTT GCACTTCCCAAAACATTTTCAAAGAATGTAAAGAAGAAGTTGCCTGAAAATGTGACCCTTAAAAGTCACAGTGGAGTTGTGTGGAATATAGGGCTGACAACTAGAGATGATTTTGTTTACTTCACGAACGGTTGGCAACGGTTTGTGAAAGATCACTCTTTGAAGGAGAATGACTTCCTTGTCTTTAAGTACAATGGTAAATCACACTTTGAGGTTTTAATCTTTGATGGAGAATGCTTTTGCGAGAAAGCAGCTTCTTACTTTGTCGGAAAATGTGGAGATGCTCAAACTGCAACAGGAGGAGAAGAACAGAAATGCAGCGGCTTCAAATCATGGGAGGAAGACATTTACTGGACTCATTTTCAGTTCATCCGTTTCACACAATTTCTGAGCACCCATTTTGAACAACAACTT GCACTTCCTAAAACATTTTCAAAGAATGTAAAGAAGAAGTTGTCAGAAAATGTGACCATCAAAGGTCATAGTGGAGTTGTGTATAATGTAGGGTTGACAACTAGAGACGATACTGTGTACTTCACGAATGGTTGGCAGCAATTCGTGAAAGACCACTCTTTGAAAGAGAATGATTTCCTTGTCTTTAAGTACAATGGTAAATCACACTTTGAGGTTTTAATCTTTGATGGAGAAAGCTTTTGCGAGAAAGCAGCTTCTTATTTTGTCGGAAAATACGGACATGCTCAAACAGAACAAGGGGGTGATGACAAGGCAAAGGAAACAAACAATTCTGTTGAAGAAGCCAATATGGCTTCTAATGGTGGTGTTGAATGTGGTTTGCATGAGAAATTTCGGTATCTTAACAATATAAGAACACCATTAGCCGCACCTTTTGAAACTACCAATGAAAAGTCTTCTAGTGCTGGTGTTGAATTTGCTTCACCTGAGCAGGTCACGGCTGATGCAGTCACTAAGTCCGCATCAGCAGCGTTTCCCTCCCAACCAACGGGTAAAAGAACCAAGAGGTCTGATAATGAGGCTACAGCTGTCCAGAATAACCGGCGAGGAACATCACCAATAGCAG GTTGGAAAACTAACTTTTTTAGTATGCTTAGCGCAAAACACTGTGTCGCTTGCCATGAGACGTCTAAAGATATGCCAATGAATCCTATAGTCAGCTCAAAACCCAAAGACAAAGCTGATCCATCGGATAAAAAATTGTCAAAGATTAGTCAAGAAGCTGTTTTATCCACCGACTTGAAGAAATCTGGTGGAACTTCAATTACTTTGAAGAAGATTGCTCAAGAAGCTGTTTTATCCACTAACTTGAAGAAATCGGGCGGAGCTTCAAATACTTTGAAAAAGATTGGTCAAGAAGCTGTTTTATCCACCGACTTGAAGACACCTGGTGGAGCTTCAAATACTCCGAAGAAGATGGGGATTTGCTCCATGTCGAAAACTGCCCATAAAAAGTTGG CTACACCGAAGAGGCATCGTGTTGAAGATGAACTAAGCTCCGAGGCTAAAGCTGATTTGAAAATGTTGGCTTCACTCGAAAAACAAAAAGCAGCTGAAGCTCTTAAATCCCCATTTCCTAATTTTGTGACAATCATGAAGAAGTTAAATGTCAGTGGATCACGGACTTTG AGAATCCCACAAGAGTTCGCTTCTGCACATCTCCCCGACTACAAAACAGAAATTACGCTTCGCAATTCAAGAGGCGAATGTTGGACAGTGAACTCCATCCCAGATAGTAAAGGGGGAAAAGCTCACACCTTGTGTGGGGGATGGATGTATTTTGTTCGTGCTAATGGCATAAATGTTGGCGACACGTGCATTTTTGAGCTTGTTTCTCATCTTGTCATACAGGTTCATATATTTGGAGTTGGAAAGGAAGGTCTTGACCATCAAAATGGGAATGTGAAACCTAATGATGCTCCATCTACCTGCTAA